One genomic window of Pseudoxanthomonas sp. includes the following:
- a CDS encoding slipin family protein codes for MFWTKRVVIGDAERGLMYRNRQFERVLAPGVYRLFDPFNQAAVTVHPTLPAEYAGRDAETLIDALGARLGETFVLAEIGSEQVGLVCRHGKLEDVLVPGTRKLYWRGPAQVTVQTLPLGGDLRVPADVVRRLRQLGVLARVAVFVEVPTESAGLVFIDGSLTQMLAPGAYAFWNFQKNVAAEVIDLRVQSIEVQGQELLTRDKVSLRVNLAATVRVIDPVAARTKVAKYLDQLYRELQYGLRKVVSSRTLDELLGDKATLDADIFASVRGQLGAFGVEALGVGVKDVILPGEMRQILNGVVQAEKTAQANVIRRREEANATRSLLNTARLIEDSPVLMRLKELEALEKVTEKIDRLTVFGGLDGVLKQLVTLK; via the coding sequence ATGTTCTGGACCAAGCGGGTCGTGATCGGCGATGCCGAGCGCGGCCTGATGTACCGAAACCGTCAGTTCGAGCGCGTGCTCGCACCCGGCGTCTACCGCCTGTTCGACCCGTTCAATCAGGCCGCCGTCACGGTGCACCCGACGCTGCCGGCCGAATACGCTGGTCGCGATGCCGAGACCCTCATCGACGCACTGGGCGCGCGCCTGGGCGAGACCTTCGTGCTGGCCGAGATCGGCAGCGAGCAGGTCGGCCTAGTGTGCAGGCACGGCAAGCTGGAAGACGTCCTGGTACCAGGCACCCGCAAGCTGTACTGGCGCGGCCCAGCCCAGGTCACCGTGCAGACGCTGCCGCTGGGTGGCGACTTGCGCGTGCCAGCCGACGTGGTGCGGCGCCTGCGCCAGCTGGGCGTGCTGGCGCGCGTGGCGGTGTTCGTCGAGGTGCCAACGGAAAGCGCGGGCCTGGTATTCATCGATGGCTCGCTCACACAGATGCTGGCACCGGGCGCGTACGCCTTCTGGAACTTCCAGAAGAACGTCGCGGCCGAAGTCATCGACCTGCGCGTGCAGTCGATCGAAGTACAGGGCCAGGAGCTACTGACGCGCGACAAGGTGTCATTGCGCGTCAATCTGGCGGCGACCGTGCGCGTGATCGATCCGGTCGCCGCACGGACCAAGGTCGCCAAGTACCTGGACCAGCTGTATCGCGAGCTGCAGTACGGCCTACGCAAGGTGGTTTCGTCCAGGACCCTGGACGAGCTGCTGGGCGACAAGGCCACGCTGGATGCGGACATCTTCGCCAGCGTGCGCGGCCAGCTGGGTGCGTTCGGTGTCGAGGCGTTGGGCGTGGGCGTCAAGGACGTGATCCTGCCAGGCGAGATGCGGCAGATCCTCAATGGCGTCGTGCAGGCCGAGAAGACCGCGCAGGCCAACGTCATCCGGCGTCGCGAGGAAGCCAACGCCACCCGTTCGCTGCTCAACACGGCCCGGTTGATTGAGGACAGCCCGGTGCTGATGCGGCTGAAGGAGCTGGAGGCGCTGGAGAAGGTGACCGAAAAGATCGATCGGCTCACCGTGTTTGGCGGCCTGGATGGCGTGCTAAAGCAGCTGGTCACCCTGAAGTAA
- a CDS encoding class I SAM-dependent methyltransferase: MAISDLPLEALVHALHSGAIPGVAGDALFLRARPGVALRTVQGLKLRCEQSFRPAFDALHREGYDVELQRDAGAQSPLVLGLPPRQKEETRALLARMVASCAPGGRIVASVANDEGARSVEKDLAQLTGLGGSITKHHCRVFWSPALTGQHNVELATQWTQLDRARPILGGKFKSRPGVFAWDRVDAASQLLVEALPTTLRGSAADLGAGWGFLSDALLQRCAGITALDLFEAESRALELARENMAPHAARVALDFHWHDVVGGLPKKFDVIVSNPPFHALGRGDRPDIGRRFIETAASALNRNGQLWLVANKHLPYEAALTSRFADVRAVAEGGGFKVIAATGARA, from the coding sequence GTGGCGATTTCCGACCTTCCCCTTGAGGCGCTGGTGCATGCGCTGCATTCCGGTGCGATTCCTGGCGTGGCTGGCGATGCGCTGTTCCTGCGCGCCCGGCCCGGTGTGGCGCTGCGCACGGTGCAGGGGTTGAAGCTGCGCTGCGAGCAGAGCTTCCGCCCGGCCTTCGATGCGCTGCATCGCGAGGGCTATGACGTGGAGCTGCAGCGCGATGCCGGCGCGCAGTCGCCGCTGGTGCTGGGCCTGCCGCCGCGGCAGAAGGAAGAAACCCGTGCATTGCTGGCGCGCATGGTCGCCTCGTGCGCGCCGGGCGGGCGGATCGTCGCCAGCGTCGCCAACGACGAAGGCGCGCGTTCGGTCGAAAAGGACCTGGCCCAGCTGACGGGCCTGGGTGGCTCGATCACCAAGCATCACTGCCGCGTGTTCTGGAGCCCGGCCCTGACCGGGCAGCACAACGTCGAACTGGCCACGCAGTGGACGCAGCTGGATCGCGCGCGGCCGATCCTGGGCGGCAAGTTCAAGAGCCGTCCGGGGGTATTCGCCTGGGATCGCGTGGATGCCGCCTCGCAGCTGCTGGTCGAAGCGCTGCCCACCACGCTGCGCGGCAGCGCTGCGGATCTGGGTGCGGGCTGGGGGTTCCTGTCCGATGCGCTGCTCCAGCGCTGCGCCGGCATTACCGCGCTGGACCTGTTCGAAGCCGAATCGCGCGCGCTTGAACTGGCTCGCGAGAACATGGCCCCGCATGCCGCGCGCGTGGCGCTGGATTTCCATTGGCATGACGTGGTCGGCGGCCTGCCGAAGAAGTTCGATGTGATCGTCAGCAATCCGCCGTTCCATGCGCTGGGTCGTGGCGACCGGCCGGATATCGGCCGGCGCTTCATCGAAACCGCCGCCAGTGCGCTCAACCGCAATGGCCAGCTGTGGCTGGTGGCCAACAAGCACCTGCCGTACGAAGCCGCATTGACCTCGCGCTTCGCCGACGTGCGTGCGGTGGCCGAGGGTGGCGGCTTCAAGGTGATCGCGGCCACCGGTGCGCGCGCATGA
- a CDS encoding plasmid replication/partition related protein, whose product MNIVVNEDLKAYIDPLTADEYASLEQSILAEGCRDALVLWGEVLIDGHNRYGICRKHDLPFNTVQNTRFKSMDDVHLWMIDQHLGRRSVSDFQRGVLALRRRDILLERTRSTPLPSEAPATEQADDGAPPWDTSASVRTMPPTREELARAAKLSNSQVAAIEKIQKQATPEVIAAVRSGELSINAAAVVATLTPEEQQAAAQGGAAELKEAVKRVRDSKKRAKPERPVEPAAGAAAEPVEETLPQLRMRLDTLQQEVARLKIRIAEMEEAEKPAW is encoded by the coding sequence ATGAACATCGTCGTCAACGAAGACCTCAAGGCTTACATCGATCCGCTCACCGCTGACGAATACGCGTCGCTGGAGCAGAGCATCCTGGCCGAAGGCTGCCGTGACGCGCTGGTGCTGTGGGGCGAAGTGCTGATCGACGGCCACAACCGGTACGGCATCTGCCGGAAGCACGACCTGCCGTTCAACACCGTGCAGAACACGCGCTTCAAGTCGATGGACGACGTGCACCTGTGGATGATCGACCAGCACCTGGGCCGGCGCAGCGTATCTGACTTCCAGCGCGGGGTGCTGGCGTTGCGCCGGCGCGACATCCTGCTGGAGCGCACCCGCAGCACGCCCCTGCCCAGCGAGGCGCCCGCGACCGAACAGGCCGACGATGGCGCGCCGCCGTGGGACACCAGCGCCTCGGTCCGGACGATGCCACCCACGCGCGAGGAACTGGCCCGCGCCGCCAAGCTCAGCAACAGCCAGGTCGCGGCGATCGAAAAGATCCAGAAGCAGGCCACGCCGGAGGTGATCGCGGCGGTGCGCTCGGGCGAGCTGTCGATCAACGCCGCGGCGGTGGTGGCCACGCTGACCCCGGAAGAACAGCAGGCGGCGGCGCAGGGTGGCGCGGCCGAGCTGAAGGAAGCGGTCAAGCGGGTGCGCGATTCCAAGAAGCGGGCCAAGCCCGAGCGCCCGGTGGAGCCTGCTGCGGGAGCGGCCGCCGAACCGGTCGAGGAAACGCTGCCGCAGCTGCGCATGCGCCTGGACACGCTGCAGCAGGAAGTCGCGCGCCTGAAGATCCGCATCGCCGAGATGGAAGAAGCCGAGAAACCGGCCTGGTAA
- a CDS encoding HAD family phosphatase: MSDVIAALPFVPEAVIFDMDGLMLDSERASLRSWSRGAREIGLQIEDAFWLRLVGHSMAACQLILRERMEPAQIEALLARCMVLYREEVDAGVPLRPGIHEILQLLAQHGIPCGVATSTRRPLAPHKLETAGLLPYFKAVTAGDDVEHPKPAPDIYLLAAQRMGAAPERCLALEDSPAGVTAALAAGLTVIQVPDLVVPDEALRARGHRIVASLHHARELLEACLLAA; encoded by the coding sequence ATGAGCGATGTGATTGCCGCGCTGCCGTTCGTCCCCGAGGCGGTGATCTTCGACATGGACGGGCTGATGCTGGACAGCGAGCGCGCCTCGCTGCGCAGCTGGAGCCGCGGTGCGCGCGAGATCGGCCTGCAGATCGAAGACGCGTTCTGGCTGCGGCTGGTCGGCCACAGCATGGCGGCCTGCCAGCTGATCCTGCGCGAGCGCATGGAACCGGCGCAGATTGAAGCCCTGCTCGCGCGCTGCATGGTGCTGTACCGCGAAGAAGTCGATGCCGGCGTGCCGCTGCGCCCGGGCATCCACGAGATCCTGCAACTGCTGGCGCAGCACGGGATTCCCTGCGGCGTGGCGACCTCCACGCGTCGGCCACTGGCCCCGCACAAGCTGGAGACTGCCGGCTTGCTGCCGTATTTCAAGGCGGTCACCGCTGGCGATGATGTGGAACACCCCAAGCCTGCGCCGGACATTTACCTGCTCGCTGCCCAGCGCATGGGCGCCGCGCCGGAGCGCTGCCTGGCGCTGGAGGATTCGCCGGCCGGCGTGACTGCGGCACTGGCCGCGGGGTTGACCGTGATCCAGGTGCCCGATCTGGTGGTGCCGGATGAAGCGCTGCGCGCGCGTGGGCACCGCATCGTGGCCTCGCTGCACCATGCGCGCGAACTGCTGGAAGCATGCCTGCTTGCTGCCTGA
- a CDS encoding pseudouridine synthase yields MKIVRHIANLGYGSRKQVQALFREGRVTDAAGEVLYTDDPVDHDAIRIDGEVLDPAQGLCLVLHKPVGYTCSTKDTGRLVYDLLPARWRLRDPVLSTVGRLDRDTSGLLLFTDDGGLLHRIISPKSQLPKVYEATLAQELRGDEAATFASGALLLDTETKPLLPAELEVIAPLRVRLTLHEGRYHQVRRMFAAVGNHVSALHRSRIGGLALDDLAEGQWRTLDAADLARLFAADAA; encoded by the coding sequence ATGAAGATCGTGCGCCACATCGCCAACCTGGGGTACGGCAGCCGCAAGCAGGTGCAGGCGCTGTTCCGCGAAGGCCGGGTCACCGATGCGGCCGGTGAGGTGCTCTACACCGACGATCCGGTCGACCACGACGCCATCCGCATCGACGGCGAGGTGCTCGATCCGGCGCAGGGTCTGTGCCTGGTGCTGCACAAGCCGGTTGGCTACACCTGTTCGACCAAGGACACCGGCCGGCTGGTCTACGACCTGCTGCCCGCTCGCTGGCGCCTGCGTGATCCGGTGCTGTCCACGGTCGGCCGGCTGGATCGCGACACCAGCGGCCTGCTGCTGTTCACCGACGATGGCGGGCTGCTGCACCGGATCATCTCGCCCAAGTCGCAGCTGCCCAAGGTCTACGAGGCGACGCTGGCGCAGGAACTGCGGGGCGATGAAGCGGCGACCTTCGCCAGCGGCGCGTTGCTGCTGGACACCGAAACTAAGCCGCTCCTTCCCGCAGAACTGGAAGTGATCGCACCATTGCGCGTACGCCTGACCCTGCACGAAGGCCGCTACCACCAGGTGCGGCGGATGTTCGCCGCGGTCGGCAACCATGTCAGTGCGCTGCATCGCAGCCGCATCGGCGGACTGGCGCTGGACGATCTGGCCGAAGGGCAGTGGCGCACGCTGGACGCGGCCGACCTGGCGCGGTTGTTCGCGGCGGACGCGGCATGA
- a CDS encoding RtcB family protein, whose amino-acid sequence MSTYELLHAEGSPTPIKGWVRGVQLEEQAHAQLRNIAAMPFVGPWVAVMPDVHLGKGATVGSVIPTRGAIIPAAVGVDIGCGMAAVRTTLRAADLPDSLAPLRAGIERSVPAGNGRGGEHWKLPDSIASRVANSGLVARLDAIKARHRKIRTDKLDRQIGTLGGGNHFIELCLDETDAVWVMLHSGSRGTGNLIGTYFIELAREQLAKRVLGFHVPDKDLAFFMEGEPLFDDYVEAVSWAQDYARENREAMMARVLAELRHRLPSFQLEKLAVNCHHNYVQKETHGGQELLVTRKGAVSAKTGELGIIPGSMGTRSYIVRGLGNGESFHSCSHGAGRVMSRTAARASITLAQHREATAHVECRKDASVIDESPAAYKDIDAVMAAQTDLVEIVHTLRQVLCVKG is encoded by the coding sequence ATGAGTACCTATGAATTGCTGCATGCCGAAGGCAGCCCGACCCCGATCAAGGGCTGGGTGCGCGGCGTGCAACTGGAAGAACAAGCCCACGCGCAACTTCGCAACATCGCCGCCATGCCCTTCGTCGGGCCGTGGGTGGCCGTGATGCCCGACGTACACCTGGGCAAGGGAGCAACGGTGGGATCGGTGATCCCGACCCGTGGCGCCATCATCCCGGCCGCGGTCGGCGTGGACATCGGCTGCGGCATGGCCGCGGTGCGGACCACGCTGCGCGCCGCCGATCTGCCCGATAGCCTGGCGCCGCTGCGTGCCGGTATCGAACGCAGCGTACCGGCCGGCAATGGCCGTGGCGGCGAGCACTGGAAGCTGCCCGACAGCATCGCGTCCCGTGTGGCGAACTCGGGACTGGTCGCACGACTGGACGCAATCAAGGCCAGGCACCGCAAGATCCGCACCGACAAGCTGGATCGCCAGATCGGCACGCTGGGAGGCGGCAACCACTTCATCGAGCTGTGCCTGGATGAAACCGATGCGGTCTGGGTGATGCTGCACAGTGGCTCGCGTGGCACCGGCAACCTGATCGGCACCTACTTCATCGAGCTGGCGCGTGAACAGCTGGCCAAGCGTGTACTGGGTTTCCATGTCCCGGACAAGGACCTGGCGTTCTTCATGGAAGGCGAGCCGCTGTTCGACGACTACGTGGAGGCGGTCTCATGGGCACAGGATTACGCCCGTGAGAACCGCGAAGCGATGATGGCGCGGGTGCTGGCCGAGCTGCGCCACCGCCTGCCGAGTTTCCAGTTGGAAAAGCTGGCCGTGAACTGCCACCACAACTACGTGCAAAAGGAGACGCACGGTGGACAGGAACTGCTGGTGACCCGCAAGGGCGCGGTTAGTGCGAAGACCGGTGAATTGGGGATCATCCCCGGCAGCATGGGCACGCGCAGCTACATCGTGCGTGGGCTGGGCAACGGCGAAAGCTTCCACAGCTGCAGCCATGGCGCCGGCCGCGTGATGAGCCGTACTGCGGCACGCGCCAGCATCACCCTGGCCCAGCATCGCGAAGCCACCGCCCACGTCGAATGCCGCAAGGACGCGTCCGTCATCGACGAATCCCCGGCTGCCTACAAGGACATCGACGCAGTCATGGCTGCGCAGACCGACCTGGTGGAAATCGTGCACACCCTGCGTCAGGTGCTGTGTGTGAAGGGCTGA
- a CDS encoding ABC transporter ATP-binding protein, with protein MADSPLLHADKPVTPAQAAPVLQVALLGKQVTLPGSTLTILDDVSFTIGHGDTVAIVGASGSGKSTLLSLLAGLDTPTSGTVTLDGAVLSTLDEDGRARVRGEKVGFVFQNFQLLPSLTALENVMLPLELRGDADPQAPAEKILEDVGLSGRLSHYPRQLSGGEQQRVALARAFVTRPALLFADEPTGNLDQRTGHAIEELLFALNAQAGTTLVLVTHDEALAARCTRVLRLDSGKLVAGA; from the coding sequence ATGGCTGACTCCCCCCTGCTGCACGCTGACAAGCCCGTCACCCCTGCCCAGGCAGCGCCTGTGCTGCAGGTCGCCTTGCTCGGCAAGCAGGTCACGCTGCCCGGCAGCACGCTGACCATCCTCGATGACGTGTCCTTCACCATCGGCCATGGCGATACGGTGGCGATCGTCGGTGCATCGGGCTCGGGCAAGAGCACGCTGTTGTCGCTGCTGGCAGGGCTGGATACACCCACCAGCGGGACAGTCACGCTGGATGGCGCGGTGCTTTCCACGCTGGATGAAGACGGTCGCGCCCGCGTGCGGGGCGAGAAGGTTGGCTTCGTGTTCCAGAATTTCCAGTTGCTGCCCTCGCTGACCGCGCTGGAAAACGTGATGCTGCCGCTGGAGCTGCGCGGCGATGCCGATCCGCAGGCGCCGGCTGAAAAGATCCTGGAAGACGTTGGCCTGTCCGGCCGGCTGTCCCATTACCCGCGTCAGTTGTCCGGTGGCGAACAGCAGCGCGTGGCGCTGGCGCGTGCGTTCGTGACCCGGCCGGCGCTGCTGTTCGCCGACGAACCCACCGGCAACCTGGACCAGCGCACCGGCCATGCCATCGAGGAATTGCTGTTCGCGCTGAACGCCCAGGCCGGCACCACGCTGGTGCTAGTCACCCATGACGAAGCCCTGGCCGCGCGCTGCACCCGCGTGCTGCGCCTGGACAGCGGCAAGCTGGTGGCCGGCGCATGA
- a CDS encoding FtsX-like permease family protein, translated as MNTLRLAWRQLCRDLVAGEVRILLAALVLAVVAVTSVGFVTDRAERALAIEANRLLGGDVVVRGDAPITGAILDASRASGLRSTQTTELNTMIRVGDGDDAQLRLGDLRALGEGFPLRGSFTLTDAKTPAEHAANGIPAPGTLWMTRAGADTLGAKLGDTVSLGDATLTLVALVTQEPDAALDYFNVAPKVFLNASDLPSTGLVQLGSRIGYRLVVAGEAGAVERFTATARGALGRGQRLETIQDARPEVRSALDRAGRFLGLAALVSVILAAVAVAMAARRHSERHLSGVAVMRCLGAQQSRLVGIHVGELVLLGLIACSVGVVVAFGLQWAIAGWLESALKVAIPPAGWGPVAQGFGVGLIVLLAFGAPPVLALRRVPALRVLRRDLDPTEPSAVLVALAGFAGLAALLWWKAGSPVLGFAMLGGIAVTLAVLAGMAMLLILVVRKLRSRLRGSLRYGLANVSRRAGTSIAQISALGLGLMALLLLTFVRTDLLDRWQLALQADAPNRFIINVQDDQVQPVADFMAKQGLGQPTLFPMVRGRLQSLNGKAASGADYTDDEARRRAEREFNLSTATSLREDNKVTAGKFWGAQPTPTTELSVEEGFAKQLRWKLGDTVAFDIAGQTLEGRITSLRKVDWESFKPNFFVMVSPGVLQDYPASHITAINVPPDHPRFTAQLVQAFPNLSVIDIDQVLKQVRSTADQVSTVVQVVFWFSLAAGLLVLMAAVSASQDERLLEGGVMRVLGGSRRQLRAAQASEFAAIGLLSGLVAAVAASILSGVVAVKVFNLPWAPSWTLAAIGGIAGVVAALVAGLFATRKVLDAPPSVTLRELQS; from the coding sequence ATGAACACCCTGCGCCTGGCCTGGCGCCAGCTGTGCCGCGACCTGGTCGCCGGTGAAGTCCGCATCCTGCTGGCCGCGCTGGTGCTGGCGGTGGTGGCGGTGACGTCGGTGGGCTTTGTCACCGATCGTGCCGAACGCGCGCTGGCGATCGAAGCCAACCGCCTGCTCGGTGGCGACGTGGTGGTACGCGGCGATGCGCCGATCACCGGTGCGATCCTCGATGCGTCCAGGGCCAGCGGCCTGCGCAGCACGCAGACCACTGAACTCAACACCATGATCCGCGTCGGCGATGGCGACGACGCGCAGCTGCGGCTGGGCGACCTGCGTGCGCTGGGCGAGGGCTTCCCGCTGCGTGGCAGCTTCACCCTCACCGACGCGAAGACGCCGGCCGAACACGCGGCCAACGGCATTCCCGCGCCGGGCACGCTGTGGATGACGCGTGCCGGTGCCGATACGCTCGGCGCGAAACTTGGCGACACCGTGAGCCTGGGCGATGCCACGCTGACCTTGGTCGCGCTGGTCACGCAGGAACCGGACGCTGCACTGGATTACTTCAACGTCGCGCCGAAGGTGTTCCTCAACGCGTCCGACCTGCCATCGACGGGACTGGTACAGCTGGGCAGCCGGATCGGCTATCGGCTGGTGGTGGCGGGCGAGGCGGGTGCAGTGGAGCGTTTCACCGCGACGGCACGCGGGGCGCTGGGCCGCGGCCAGCGTCTGGAAACCATCCAGGATGCGCGTCCGGAAGTGCGTTCCGCACTGGATCGTGCCGGGCGTTTCCTCGGTCTGGCCGCGCTGGTGTCGGTGATCCTGGCGGCGGTGGCCGTGGCGATGGCGGCGCGTCGGCATAGCGAACGACATCTGTCCGGCGTGGCGGTGATGCGCTGCCTGGGCGCGCAACAGTCGCGGCTGGTCGGCATCCACGTGGGCGAACTGGTGCTGCTGGGTCTGATCGCCTGCAGCGTGGGCGTTGTCGTTGCCTTCGGCCTGCAGTGGGCGATTGCCGGCTGGCTGGAAAGCGCCTTGAAGGTCGCCATCCCACCGGCGGGCTGGGGTCCGGTCGCGCAGGGCTTCGGCGTCGGCCTGATCGTACTGCTGGCGTTCGGCGCACCACCGGTGCTGGCCCTGCGCCGGGTGCCGGCGCTGCGCGTACTGCGGCGTGACCTGGATCCGACCGAGCCCAGCGCAGTGCTGGTCGCGCTGGCGGGCTTCGCTGGCCTGGCCGCGCTGCTGTGGTGGAAGGCCGGTTCGCCCGTACTGGGTTTTGCCATGCTCGGCGGCATCGCAGTCACCCTGGCGGTGCTGGCCGGCATGGCCATGCTGCTGATCCTGGTGGTGCGCAAGTTGCGCTCGCGCTTGCGCGGATCGCTGCGCTACGGGCTGGCCAACGTCAGCCGTCGCGCCGGGACCAGCATTGCGCAGATTTCCGCACTGGGCCTGGGGTTGATGGCGTTGCTGCTGCTGACCTTCGTGCGCACCGATCTACTGGACCGCTGGCAGCTGGCGCTACAGGCCGATGCGCCGAACCGCTTCATCATCAACGTGCAGGACGACCAGGTGCAGCCGGTGGCCGACTTCATGGCCAAACAGGGCCTGGGCCAGCCGACGCTCTTCCCGATGGTGCGTGGCCGCCTGCAGAGCCTCAACGGCAAGGCCGCCAGCGGCGCCGATTACACCGATGACGAAGCGCGCCGTCGCGCCGAGCGCGAGTTCAACCTGTCCACGGCCACCAGCCTGCGCGAGGACAACAAGGTCACCGCCGGCAAGTTCTGGGGCGCGCAGCCCACGCCGACCACGGAACTGTCGGTGGAAGAAGGCTTCGCCAAGCAGCTGCGCTGGAAGCTCGGCGATACCGTCGCCTTCGACATCGCCGGGCAGACGCTGGAAGGCAGGATCACCAGCCTGCGCAAGGTCGACTGGGAGAGCTTCAAGCCCAATTTCTTCGTGATGGTTTCGCCCGGCGTGCTGCAGGACTACCCGGCCAGCCACATCACCGCGATCAACGTGCCGCCGGACCACCCGCGCTTCACCGCGCAGCTGGTGCAGGCGTTCCCCAACCTGTCGGTGATCGATATCGACCAGGTGCTCAAGCAGGTGCGCAGCACCGCCGACCAGGTCAGCACGGTGGTGCAGGTGGTGTTCTGGTTCTCGCTGGCCGCCGGCCTGCTGGTATTGATGGCGGCGGTGAGTGCCAGCCAGGACGAACGCCTGCTGGAAGGTGGCGTCATGCGCGTGCTCGGCGGCAGCCGTCGCCAGCTGCGCGCGGCGCAGGCCTCGGAGTTCGCCGCGATTGGCCTGCTGTCGGGACTGGTGGCCGCGGTGGCCGCGTCGATCCTGTCCGGCGTGGTCGCGGTGAAGGTCTTCAACCTGCCGTGGGCGCCCAGCTGGACCCTGGCGGCGATCGGCGGCATCGCCGGCGTGGTGGCTGCCCTGGTCGCCGGCCTGTTTGCCACCCGCAAGGTGCTGGACGCGCCGCCGTCGGTGACGTTGCGAGAGTTGCAGAGCTGA
- a CDS encoding AarF/UbiB family protein, with protein MTHDGITATPGSAVPVHGEGAMERRRQIMKFLFRYRHSGVFSGLAQDSLLDDVIVDDGTPAEFSRDLEALGPTFIKLGQMLSTRPDIVPPSYATALERMQEDVSPVPVEQIRAALEADLGVRLSKIFLAFDEVPLGTASLAQVHRAVLRDGTAVAVKVQKPGVAQRLLSDLSMLRSIAGAADKLTKVGRNLRFTDWLEEFARTLVAELDYVAEAENLERFASHLKAYPELLVPRPVWDLTRRRVLTMELVEGVRVDHVPAVRRIEQPMLPLSSALLRGYLDQIFVYGEIHADPHPGNLRVTPDNRLAIFDLGMVANVPPGQRECLLKLLFAAVDGRGESVAREMLALGTQLEDFDGERFSREIGQLISHYSAHSGTTSEGRVVLDLVRTAMASGLRTPPELSLLGKALLNLDTVCRALSPELDAKAVVEGHLQHVMRARLRQSFSSPSMASELMDLQSLAREGPRKVSDILGLLSENKLQVRISGLEESHLMESLQKIANRVAAGVVTAALILASALMMRIPTASTLFGYPTVALILFFIGAALGASIVISALLGDRKVKSR; from the coding sequence ATGACCCATGACGGCATCACGGCCACGCCCGGCAGCGCCGTGCCTGTTCACGGCGAAGGGGCGATGGAGCGTCGCAGGCAGATCATGAAGTTCCTGTTCCGTTACCGGCATTCGGGCGTGTTTTCCGGGCTGGCGCAGGATTCGCTGTTGGACGATGTGATCGTCGACGACGGCACGCCGGCCGAATTCAGCCGCGATCTGGAAGCGCTGGGGCCGACCTTCATCAAGCTCGGCCAGATGCTGTCTACGCGCCCGGACATCGTCCCGCCCAGCTACGCCACCGCGCTGGAGCGCATGCAGGAAGACGTGTCGCCGGTGCCGGTCGAGCAGATCCGCGCCGCGCTGGAAGCCGATCTTGGTGTGCGTCTGAGCAAGATCTTTCTTGCGTTCGATGAAGTGCCGCTGGGCACCGCATCGCTGGCCCAGGTCCATCGCGCGGTGTTGCGCGATGGCACCGCGGTGGCGGTCAAGGTGCAGAAGCCGGGCGTGGCCCAGCGCCTGCTGTCGGATCTGTCGATGCTGCGTTCGATCGCAGGCGCGGCCGACAAGCTGACCAAGGTCGGCCGCAACCTGCGCTTCACCGACTGGCTGGAGGAGTTCGCGCGCACCCTGGTCGCCGAACTGGATTACGTGGCCGAAGCGGAGAACCTGGAACGTTTTGCCTCGCATCTGAAGGCTTACCCGGAGCTGCTGGTGCCGCGTCCGGTGTGGGACCTGACCCGGCGCCGCGTGCTGACCATGGAATTGGTCGAAGGCGTGCGCGTGGACCACGTGCCGGCCGTGCGACGGATCGAACAGCCGATGCTGCCGCTGTCCTCGGCGTTGCTGCGCGGCTACCTGGACCAGATCTTCGTTTACGGCGAGATCCATGCCGATCCGCATCCAGGCAATCTGCGGGTCACGCCGGACAACCGGCTGGCGATCTTCGACCTGGGCATGGTCGCCAACGTCCCGCCGGGCCAGCGCGAATGCCTGCTCAAGTTGCTGTTCGCCGCCGTGGATGGCCGCGGTGAATCGGTGGCCCGCGAGATGCTCGCCCTGGGCACGCAGCTGGAGGATTTCGACGGCGAGCGTTTCAGTCGCGAGATCGGCCAGCTGATCAGCCACTACTCCGCGCACAGCGGCACCACCTCCGAAGGGCGCGTGGTCCTGGACCTGGTCCGGACCGCGATGGCCAGCGGCCTGCGCACGCCGCCGGAGCTCTCATTACTCGGCAAGGCGCTGTTGAACCTGGATACGGTCTGCCGTGCGCTGTCGCCGGAGCTGGATGCCAAGGCCGTGGTCGAAGGCCACCTGCAACACGTGATGCGCGCTCGCCTGCGCCAGTCGTTTTCCTCGCCCAGCATGGCCAGCGAGTTGATGGACCTGCAGTCACTGGCCCGCGAAGGTCCACGCAAGGTCTCGGACATCCTCGGCCTGCTGTCGGAAAACAAGTTGCAGGTGCGCATCTCCGGGCTGGAGGAATCCCACCTGATGGAGAGCCTGCAGAAGATCGCCAACCGCGTCGCCGCCGGCGTGGTCACCGCCGCCTTGATCCTGGCCTCGGCCCTTATGATGCGCATCCCCACCGCCAGCACCCTGTTCGGCTATCCCACCGTCGCCCTGATCCTGTTCTTCATCGGCGCCGCGCTGGGCGCCAGCATCGTGATCAGCGCGCTGCTGGGGGATCGGAAGGTCAAATCCAGGTAG